One Candidatus Nitrososphaera evergladensis SR1 genomic window carries:
- a CDS encoding menaquinone biosynthesis family protein: MAQGACMREMEITLGHTPDADDAFMFYGFACGAVGSSRFAIKHVIQDIETLNKRALAHELDATAVSAHAYAYLKDYVILRGGGSFGLKYGPVVIARKDKGMTLDGLKDATIAIPGRMTSANLLLKLAIGKFREKEMSFEAIPQAVLTGEVDAGLVIHEAQITYDKTKFAGIMELGQWWDSQTGGLPVPLGINVASARTMDRGQLKEFSDLFVKSIEYGLDNIDASVDYAMQYSRGQPKETIKKFVLMYVNEITRDMGPEGRKAIEKMFSMACERRILESDVRVDVI; encoded by the coding sequence GTGGCGCAAGGCGCCTGCATGAGAGAGATGGAGATAACGCTTGGCCACACTCCTGACGCCGACGACGCGTTCATGTTCTATGGCTTTGCATGTGGCGCAGTAGGGTCCAGCAGGTTTGCGATAAAGCACGTCATCCAGGACATCGAGACTTTGAACAAAAGGGCGCTTGCGCACGAGCTGGACGCGACTGCGGTGTCGGCGCACGCCTACGCCTACCTGAAGGACTATGTAATATTGCGCGGGGGCGGCAGCTTTGGGCTGAAATACGGCCCGGTGGTGATTGCAAGAAAGGACAAGGGCATGACCCTTGACGGCCTAAAAGACGCCACGATAGCAATACCTGGCAGGATGACTTCTGCCAACCTTTTGCTGAAACTTGCCATAGGCAAGTTCAGAGAAAAAGAGATGTCGTTTGAGGCAATACCGCAGGCAGTCCTGACAGGAGAAGTGGACGCTGGGCTTGTCATACACGAGGCGCAGATAACCTACGACAAGACAAAATTTGCGGGGATAATGGAGCTGGGCCAGTGGTGGGACTCGCAGACGGGCGGCCTTCCTGTACCACTTGGCATAAACGTGGCAAGTGCAAGGACTATGGACCGCGGCCAGTTGAAGGAGTTTAGCGACCTTTTTGTAAAATCAATAGAGTACGGCCTTGACAACATCGACGCTTCTGTAGATTACGCAATGCAGTATTCCCGTGGCCAGCCAAAGGAGACCATAAAGAAATTTGTGCTCATGTACGTGAACGAGATAACCCGCGACATGGGTCCAGAAGGAAGAAAGGCGATTGAAAAGATGTTTTCAATGGCCTGCGAACGGCGGATTTTAGAATCTGACGTCAGGGTGGATGTCATCTAG
- a CDS encoding YybH family protein: MHSGTPEEVLKSIVDGINTGNLDALVPLYEPNAAFAAQPGNLAHGLAGVREALTGFIAMKGKLDLKVTRVLEANGLALVIGVWSFTGTGPDGKPVKLASKSADVLRRQADGSWRFVIDNPWGTD, encoded by the coding sequence GTGCATAGCGGAACACCTGAGGAAGTCCTCAAGTCGATAGTGGACGGAATTAACACGGGAAATCTCGACGCTCTAGTGCCTCTTTATGAGCCGAATGCTGCATTCGCGGCTCAGCCCGGGAACCTTGCTCACGGCCTAGCAGGTGTCCGTGAAGCGCTTACCGGCTTCATTGCGATGAAGGGCAAACTCGATCTCAAAGTGACAAGAGTCCTTGAGGCGAATGGTCTGGCTCTCGTAATTGGGGTATGGTCATTCACTGGAACCGGACCAGATGGCAAGCCGGTGAAATTGGCGTCAAAATCTGCCGATGTTCTGAGACGTCAGGCCGACGGCTCGTGGCGCTTCGTGATCGACAACCCTTGGGGAACGGACTGA
- a CDS encoding lytic polysaccharide monooxygenase — translation MRAAHFAVVVAALFALATFSTILKDAYSHSMGPLSIRADIPVYRIKLGEAQTQEMRVCSMLPGKLVIDSVTFNGTNSDWARVEKGSFPVIVTPAANMTASATIPLSVTVPSNFTGDHAIIQTIVNTMSPLALPVQGNLIVLITNNTVASTQNLLECKSLLEIQRGIQYSAIIVGAIGAGLIAVGYFVFRRSKAKPQEQRARRGAKILLVVLGIIGSFLIVEAILSLRS, via the coding sequence ATGAGAGCAGCCCACTTTGCTGTCGTTGTCGCAGCTCTCTTTGCATTAGCAACCTTTTCTACAATCTTAAAAGATGCATATTCACACTCGATGGGGCCACTTTCAATAAGGGCGGATATCCCTGTCTACCGCATAAAACTTGGAGAGGCCCAAACGCAAGAGATGAGAGTGTGCTCTATGCTCCCTGGCAAATTGGTCATTGACAGCGTTACATTCAATGGAACTAATTCTGACTGGGCGCGTGTAGAGAAAGGGAGTTTTCCAGTTATTGTAACTCCGGCTGCCAACATGACTGCAAGCGCAACCATCCCTCTGTCCGTAACCGTGCCATCGAATTTTACGGGCGATCATGCAATCATTCAAACTATCGTCAACACCATGTCTCCTCTTGCATTACCTGTGCAAGGCAATTTGATAGTCTTGATTACCAATAACACTGTTGCATCGACACAAAACCTGCTAGAATGCAAGAGCTTGCTGGAGATTCAAAGAGGGATACAGTACTCTGCCATAATTGTCGGAGCCATAGGGGCAGGCTTGATTGCGGTGGGCTACTTTGTGTTCAGACGTAGTAAAGCCAAGCCTCAGGAACAAAGAGCACGCAGAGGGGCAAAGATACTATTGGTTGTGCTTGGCATCATTGGATCCTTTTTAATAGTGGAGGCAATTCTCTCTTTGCGTTCTTGA
- a CDS encoding elongation factor EF-2, with translation MPKFKSTQEILRIIGNKDQIRNFGVIAHVDHGKTTMSDSLLAASGIIAPSVAGQALALDSMKLEQNRQMTIRGANVTLLYENEGKDYVINMIDTPGHIDFTGRVTRALRAIDGVVVVSDSVEGIMTQTETVTRQALEERVRPVLYINKIDRLVKELRLDGPAMQKWLSNIIADFNRLVDLYAEPEYKEKWKVSIQGNSVAFGSAKDRWGFNFKMAQKLGVGFKDVYEAYTAEGTEKIKALAEKSPLHDAVLGMVVEHHPPPHVAQKYRIPKIWPGDLNSEIGQALLNCDEKGPAMMMVTTINVDPQAGRVATGRLYSGTIKDGDEIYLIDAKRPGKVQSVNIYMGNTREVVSVLPAGNIPALLGLDYAVSGESISTVKTATAFESIKYVSEPVVTIAVEPKHPKDLPKLVEGLRRITVEDPNLIVKINEESGETLMAGMGVLHLEIATSLLQEMGLDIVTTQPLINYRETIRAKAGPIMSKSPNKHNKIFMRVEPLPEDIVDMIRTGKLKEDMDKKEMAKILREKGWGTDESRSVVAIDSSGNMMVDETKGVQFIQESMDSIRSGFDDVIKNGPIAKEQVRGVKFVLHHFVPHEDPAHRGLAQLMPATRRAMLGSMLIADPVLLEPILGIEIKCPQEQIGVVASVLSGKRGKLLNVEQKGIIAIIQGEVPASETFDLSEVMRGGTAGKAMWTTFFKTWAPVPNSIFRNLVAETRKRKGLNPEPPGPDEFIDKE, from the coding sequence ATGCCAAAGTTCAAGTCTACTCAGGAAATCCTGAGAATCATCGGTAATAAGGATCAGATACGCAATTTCGGTGTCATTGCACACGTCGACCACGGCAAGACGACCATGTCAGACAGCCTCCTTGCCGCGTCCGGCATCATCGCGCCGTCGGTGGCGGGCCAGGCCCTTGCTCTTGACTCTATGAAGCTGGAGCAGAACAGGCAGATGACCATCAGGGGCGCAAACGTGACGCTTCTCTACGAAAACGAGGGCAAGGATTACGTCATCAACATGATAGACACGCCCGGCCACATCGACTTTACAGGCAGGGTCACAAGGGCGCTGCGCGCAATCGACGGCGTGGTAGTCGTCTCTGACTCTGTCGAGGGCATCATGACCCAGACAGAGACTGTCACGAGGCAGGCACTTGAAGAGCGCGTCAGGCCAGTCCTTTACATCAACAAGATAGACCGCCTCGTAAAGGAGCTGAGGCTGGACGGGCCGGCCATGCAAAAGTGGCTTTCAAACATCATCGCAGATTTCAACAGGCTTGTTGACCTCTACGCAGAGCCGGAGTACAAGGAAAAGTGGAAGGTATCGATACAGGGCAACAGCGTCGCCTTTGGCTCTGCCAAGGACCGCTGGGGCTTTAACTTCAAGATGGCGCAAAAGCTGGGCGTCGGGTTCAAGGATGTCTACGAGGCATACACTGCTGAAGGCACTGAAAAGATAAAGGCGCTGGCAGAGAAATCGCCGTTGCACGATGCAGTTCTTGGCATGGTAGTCGAGCACCACCCGCCGCCCCACGTGGCGCAGAAATACCGTATCCCGAAAATCTGGCCGGGCGACCTCAACTCTGAGATCGGCCAGGCGCTCTTGAACTGCGACGAAAAAGGTCCGGCGATGATGATGGTCACGACCATCAACGTCGACCCGCAGGCAGGCAGGGTGGCAACAGGGCGTCTGTATTCAGGCACGATAAAGGACGGCGACGAGATCTACCTGATAGACGCCAAGAGGCCCGGCAAGGTGCAGTCCGTGAACATCTACATGGGCAACACCCGCGAAGTTGTGAGCGTGCTTCCTGCAGGCAACATACCGGCGCTGCTTGGCCTTGACTATGCAGTTTCCGGCGAGTCGATATCGACCGTCAAGACCGCGACGGCGTTTGAATCAATCAAGTACGTATCAGAGCCTGTCGTCACCATCGCGGTGGAACCAAAGCACCCCAAGGACCTGCCCAAGCTGGTGGAAGGCCTGCGCAGGATTACCGTGGAGGACCCGAACCTGATAGTCAAGATAAACGAGGAGTCCGGCGAGACCCTGATGGCAGGCATGGGTGTCCTGCACCTTGAAATCGCGACATCGCTCCTGCAGGAAATGGGCCTTGACATCGTCACCACGCAGCCCTTGATCAACTACCGCGAGACGATCCGCGCAAAGGCCGGCCCCATAATGAGCAAGTCTCCAAACAAGCACAACAAGATATTCATGCGCGTCGAGCCCTTGCCAGAGGACATTGTCGACATGATAAGGACTGGCAAGCTGAAGGAAGACATGGACAAGAAGGAGATGGCCAAGATCCTGAGAGAAAAGGGGTGGGGCACCGACGAGTCAAGGAGCGTCGTAGCAATCGATTCGTCCGGCAACATGATGGTGGACGAGACCAAGGGTGTCCAGTTCATACAGGAATCGATGGACTCTATCCGCTCTGGCTTTGACGACGTGATAAAGAACGGCCCGATAGCAAAGGAGCAGGTAAGGGGCGTGAAATTCGTCCTGCACCACTTTGTCCCGCACGAGGACCCTGCGCACAGGGGCCTTGCGCAGCTGATGCCGGCCACGAGGAGGGCGATGCTTGGCTCCATGCTGATTGCAGACCCCGTGCTTTTGGAGCCGATACTTGGCATCGAGATCAAGTGCCCGCAGGAGCAGATAGGCGTCGTCGCAAGCGTGCTGTCAGGCAAGCGCGGCAAGCTCCTCAACGTCGAGCAGAAGGGCATCATCGCCATCATACAGGGCGAGGTGCCGGCGTCAGAGACTTTTGACCTGTCAGAGGTCATGAGGGGCGGGACCGCAGGCAAGGCGATGTGGACGACGTTCTTCAAGACGTGGGCGCCAGTTCCAAACTCGATCTTTAGGAATCTGGTTGCAGAGACGCGCAAGAGGAAGGGCCTCAACCCAGAGCCACCGGGACCTGACGAATTCATAGACAAAGAGTAA